The sequence CGCCAGGCCAGCTGCAGGGCGCGCTCGGCCCGCTCCAGCACCTGGGCCTCGCTGCGCTCGCCGTACTCCCTCTGGTTCTGGGCCAGGGCGCCGGCCATGGTGCCGTCCCAGTTGGGGAAGCGCGGGGCCGAAAAGGCCTTGTCGAGATGGGCGTGGGGCTCCACCAGGGGGGGCAGGGCCAGGGGCAGCGACTCGGCAGCGGCTTCCGGCCCCAGGGGGCGCAGACCGGTGATCCGTCCCTCCTGCCAGCTGAGCTCCACGGCCACCAGGCCCTCGGCATCCACCGGAGCGAGATCCGACTGCCGCGCCTCCAGCAGGGCCCTGGGCAGGCGCAACTCCAGACGGCCCGCCCTGCTCCCGAGGGCGCTGGCGGGGGTGGCGCCGGGTGGATGGGCGCTCATGAACCAGGCTCCCGCGCCTGCACGATCACGAACCGTCCTGCCACACCCACAACGGTGGCCTCGAAGCGGGGCACCCGCCAGCGCAGCACCTGCTGACCACCCAGCTGGCTGTGATACACGCTCAGCACCCCGAAATTGGTGCGGCGGGTCTGTCGCTGCACCACCGCGCCCAAGGAGGTGCGCTGGGAGGCCACCAGGGCGGCGCAGTCGGCCACCGCCAGGCCCAGCACCGAGGGGAGCGTGCTGCTCTCACACACCCGGCTGGAGATCTCCTCCACCAACCGGCCCGCGGCGAAGTCGGCGAACTCGGCAGGGCCGGGGTTGGTCCAGGCCAGCATCCCCCCGGCCCCAGCGAGCAGGACGGCGCCTCCCACCAGGGGTGCACACCAGGCGGAGCTGCGCGGGTCAGGCAGGGCGGAGGAGGCCGGAAGTGCTGCCAGCCTGGCACCAGGAGGAGGCGTTCAGCGCAGGACCGGAGCCCCGGGCCAGCCCCGGACGCCAGCGCACGACTTGGTACATTGGCCCAGGCCATGGCGGGCGTCGCCAAGTGGTTAAGGCAGCGGCTTGTGGCGCCGCCATTCGGGGGTTCGAATCCCCTCGCTCGCCCTTCCATCCCCGCTCAGGGGGCCGTCAGGAGGCCAGGAGATCAGCCCCGGCTGACCCATCCAGGGCCTCCAGAAGCATCCCGGCGCCCTGGCGTACGGGATCGGCGCAGGCAAGCCCCAGCTGCTCCGCCGTGCGGGCGGTGGCCGCAACGGCCTCCTGCTCCGCCAGCTGCATGGTGTTGAGGGCCACCGCCCGCACCCTGGGCCGCAGGCCGTCGGCACGGCCGAGGGCCGCCAGGCCCTCCACCACGGCGATCAGCTCCTGCAGCGGCGGGATCACCAGGTGGGGCAGACCCTTGATGTGGCGCTGCCCGGCCCGGTGCACCAGCAGCAGCTCGGTGGGCTGACTGCCCCGCAGCAGCGGCAGGGTGGCGGTGGAGCCCGGGTGGCAGAGAGAGCCCTGCCCCTCCACCAGCAGCAGACCGTCCCGGCCGAGGCCAGCGCCCGCCTCGAGCACGGCGGCCTCCACGGCACCGGCGGCATAGTCCACCCGCACAGCGTCCAGGGGCACACCGCCACCGGCGATCAGGATGCCGGCCTGGCCGGTGCCCACGAAGCGCGCCGCGCGGCCGCGCCGCCGGGCTTCCGCCAGCAGCTCCAGGCAGGCGCTCATCTTGCCCACGGCCATGTCGCTGCCCACGGCCAGCAGGCGCCGGCAGGGCAGATCGGCCGCCCGCGCCGACGCCACCGCCAGCCCGGAGGGCTCCTGACGCAGGTCCCAGATCCAGGCCCCAGGCGCCAGCAGGGCCGCCAAGCCGGGGTCGTCGCCGATGCGGCTGTGCAGGCCACTGGCCACCGACCAGCCCGCCCCCAGGGCCGTCGCCAGGTCGGCCCGCAGCGCCGGCGGCAGCAGCCCCCCGGAGGGCGCCAGTCCCACCACCGCCACCGCCGGCCCCAGGGGCAGGGCTGCCGCCACGCTCTCCAGCACCGGCACGGCGCGATCGATGCCGGTCACCTCCTTCAGGCTGCGGCCGGCATGGGCCGGATCCACCACGGCCAGCAGCGGCCCGGGCCGGTAGCGCAGCATCGCCAGGCCGGTCTTGCCGGAGAGGTTGTCGAGGCCGTCGTGGAGCAGCAGCACCACCGGATCCTGGGCCTGCAGGCAGGTGCGGGCGCCCCCCCCTGGCGGCTCGGCTCTCACGGCAGCCCCTCCGGCGCCAGCCCCGCAGCCGCCCTGGGCACCAGCCCGGGCCAGGCCTCCGCCACACCGATCCCCAGGCCCGGCTCACCGGGCAGCAGCAGCTGATCGCCCTGGCAGTCCAGGCCCGTGAAGGGGTCGTCCACCAGGTTGAGGTGGCTGTCGAGATCGGGCCAGCGCACCAGCGGCAGCAGCTGGGCCGCGGCGCCGTTCAGCAGGGCGCCGTCGGAGTAGCAGCCCAGCATCACCCCCAGCCCCAGACGCCGCGCCGTCTGGGCCATCAGCAGGGCCTCCGTGAGTCCGCCGCTCTTGAGCAGCTTGATGTTGACCCCATCGGTGTGGGGGGCCAGCCGCAGCAGATCCTCGAGGTTCCAGCAGCTCTCATCGGCCACCAGGGGCAGGGGGCAGTGGGGATGCAGGGCCGCGAAGCCGGCCCTGTCGCGCGTCGGGTCAAGCTGCGGCGCCAGCGGCTGCTCCAGGAGCACCACCCCATGGGCCTGGAGCTCAGGCAGCAGGCGCAGGGCGTCCTCCAGGCTCCAGCCCCCGTTGGCATCCACCTGCAGCTCACAGGCCGCGCCAGCCTGCTGCCGTTTGCGCTCCAGGGCCTCCGCCACCGCCTGCAGCAGGGCGCGGTCGTGATCGAGGCCCTCCGGGCTGCCCAGCTTGAGCTTGATGCGGCTGGCGGGCAGCTGCTGCCACCAGCGCTCGAGCCGCGCCAGCACCGCCGAGGGCGTGCCCAGCCCCAGGGTGACGCTGGTGGCGACACAGGCGCCTGGATCCAGGCCCCAGAGCCGCCAGAGGGGCTGCCCGAGGCGCTTGCCCCGCCAGTCGTGCAGGGCCAGATCGAGGCCACAGCGGGCGGGGGGCGAGAGCTGCGCCAGCAGCGGTTCCAGGCTCTGCGACCCCAGGGGTGAGGCCCCCTGCAGATGCGGGGCCAGGGCCTCCAGTTCGGCGGCGACGGCGGCGGTGTCGTAGTGGCGATGGCCGGTGTCGAAACCGCCGGTTTCCCCCAGGCCCGTGAGGCCCTCGTGACTCACCTCCACCAGCAGATGCTCCACCGCGCTGGTGCTGCCACGGCTGATCGCCAGGGGCACGGCCTTGGTGAGGCGGAACGGGCGCAGGCGGCAGCGCATCGGTTCGGGCCCCTGGCGGGTGCGGCGTTGAAACCACGCTGGCACGGGGTCGGTCGCACCGAAGGGCCTGCGGGCCAGCGGGGGGCTGGGGCTGGGCGGGGCTCCAGACTCCAGGCGTCGGCCGGCCCCGGCATCGGCCCCCTCCCCGCAGCCTCGCGATGGCCCCGTCCAGCGTCAACGCCACAGCGATCCAGGAGATTCTCAACGAGGCCCACGCCCGCTTCTCAGACCTGAAGGATGGCCAGCCGGCCCGCTACATCCCGGAGCTGGCCAAGGCCAACCCCGACCATTTCGGCATTGCCCTGGCCACCACCAGCGGCCATGTGTACAGCGTCGGAGACGCCGCTGAGTGCTTCACGATTCAGTCGATCTCCAAGCCATTCACCTACGCCCTGGCCCTGAAACTGCTGCCGGCGGGCCAGCTGCTGCAGACGGTGGGGGTGGAGCCCTCGGGGGATGCCTTCAACGCCATCAGCCTGGATGGGGCGTCAGGCCGGCCGCGCAACCCGATGATCAATGCCGGCGCAATCGCCACCACGGCCCAGGTGATGGCCCAGGCCCCGGACCATGCCGCGGGCCTGCTGCTCGACTTCTATTCCAGCCTGGCCGGCCGGCCCCTGACGGTGGATGAGGCGGTGTTCCGCTCCGAGCGGGACAGCGGCCACCGCAACCGCGCCATCGGCCACCTGCTGCGCCAGTTCGGGATCATCGGCAGCGACCCTGAGCCCAGCCTGCAGCTGTACTTCCGGCAGTGCGCCGTGTCGGTGAGCTGCCTCGATCTGGCCAGCATGGCCGCCACCCTCGCCTGCCAGGGCCGCCATCCCCGCACCGGCGTCAGCGTGATCGAGCCGCAGACCACCACCAACGTGCTGGCCGTGATGGGCAGCTGCGGCATGTACAACTACGCCGGCCAGTGGCTGCACGATGTGGGCATGCCGGCCAAGAGCGGCGTGGCCGGCGGCCTGCTGGCCGTGGTGCCCGGCCGTCTTGGGCTGGCGGTGTACTCCCCGCCCCTGGACAGTCTGGGCAACTCCGTTCGAGGCGTTGCGGTGTGTGAGTGGTTGTCTCGGCAGCTGGATCTGCACCTGTTCAACCAGCCAGCCCCGGCGGGGCGCTGCCTGCGCTCCAGCAGCGACGGCTGCCGGCGCCATTCGCGCCGCTGGCGCCAGCAGGGGGAGCGCGACTGGCTCGATCGCCAGGGCGCCCGGCTGAAGCTGCTGGAGGTGCAGGGGGTGCTCGATTTCGCCGCCGGCGAGGAGCTCCTGGCGGAGATCGACCGCCAGGCCAAGGCGGGGTCCGTGCTGGTGCTCGACCTGACCAGGGTCAGCAGCCTGCCCGCCGTGGGCGCCAGGTTGATGCGGCAGCAGCTCGGCAGCCTCGGCCCCCGGCACAGCACCGTGTTGCTCTGCATGGGCAGGCACGGGGAGGCGCTGTGGCCAGAAGGCCTGGGCGTGCCGACGCCAATCCCCTGGCTGCAGACCTTCAGCAGCCTGGATGAGGCCTTGGAGCACGCCGAGGAGCTGCTGCTGGCGGAGCGGCCCGCTCCGGCCGCTCCACCCCTGGAGCAGCGGCCGGGGCTGCTGGAGCGCTTGCCACAAGCGAGTCGCAAGCTGCTCGAGCCCCTGCTGCAGCGGCGGAGGTTCCAGGCCGGAGAGCTGGCCTGCCGTGGCGGGGGCCCCGGCAGCGATCTGTTTCTGATCGAATCGGGCCGCTTCAGCGTGCTGAACGCCGTGGGCTCCGACGGGCGCCAGGATCGTCTCGCCAGCTTCGGCGCCGGCTGCTGGTTCGGGGAAGTGGCCTTCCTGGGCAGCGGCGAGGGCAGTGCCGATGTGCTGGCCGAGGCCCCCGGAAGCTGCCTGGTGCTGGGCCGCGCGGGCCTCGAGCAGCTGGAGCTGCAGCATCCCGCCGTGCTGATCCAGCTGATGCGGTTGCTCCACGGCGAGCTGGCCTGCAAGCTCGAGCGCACCAACCAGGAGCTGGTGCTGCTGGAGGAGGGCTGAAGCCGGCCCCGGCCGCCATGGGTTAAAGGCGGCCCCGGCCGCCATGCGGGAAAATGGTGCAATGACGGCAACCCACTCCCTCCAACTGGCGCCACCAGCTGCCCAGAGCCCCGCGGGGCCGGGCCCGGGCAGCTACTGGATCACCACCTTCGGCTGCCAGATGAACAAGGCGGATTCCGAGCGCATGGCCGGAATCCTCGAGACCCTGGGCTACCGCCAGGCCAGCGCCGAGCTCAGCGCCGATCTGGTGCTCTACAACACCTGCACCATCCGCGACAACGCCGAGCAGAAGGTGTACAGCTACCTGGGCCGCCAGGCCCAGCGCAAGCGCCTCAACCCCCACCTCACCCTGGTGGTGGCGGGCTGTGTGGCTCAGCAGGAGGGTGAGGCGCTGCTGCGGCGCGTGCCTGAGCTCGATCTGGTGATGGGCCCCCAGCACGCCAACCGGCTCGACACCCTGCTGGCCCAGGTGGAGCAGGGCCAGCAGGTGGTGGCCACCGGCGAGCACCACATCCTTGAGGACATCACCACCGCCCGCCGCGACAGCGCCGTGTGCGCCTGGGTGAACGTGATCTACGGCTGCAACGAACGCTGCACCTACTGCGTGGTGCCCTCGGTGCGCGGCCAGGAGCAGAGCCGCCGGCCCGAGGCCATCCGCCTCGAGATGGAGGGGCTGGCGGCGCGGGGCTTCCGCGAGATCACCCTGCTCGGGCAGAACATCGATGCCTATGGCCGCGACCTGCCCGGCATCACCCCCGAGGGCCGCCGCCAGCACACCCTCACCGACCTGCTGCACCACGTCCACGACGTGGAGGGCCTGGAGCGGATCCGCTTTGCCACCAGCCACCCCCGCTACTTCACCGAGCGGCTGATCGATGCCTGCGCCGCCCTGCCGAAGGTGTGTGAGCATTTCCATATCCCCTTCCAGAGCGGCGATGACGCCGTGCTGAAGGCGATGGCCCGGGGCTACACGGTGGAGCGCTACCGCCGCATCCTCAGCCGCATCCGTGAGCGCATGCCCGATGCGGCGATCAGCGCCGATGTGATCGTGGCGTTTCCAGGCGAATCCGAGGCCCAGTTCCGCCGCACCCTGGCCCTGATCGAGGAGATCGGCTTCGATCAGGTGAACACCGCCGCCTACTCGCCACGCCCCAACACCCCTGCCGCTGACTGGCCTGATCAGCTCAGCGAGACCGTGAAGGTGGAGCGTCTGCAGGAGCTCAATGCCCTGGTGGAGCGCACGGCACGGCGGCGCAGCGCCCGCTATCAGGGCCGCCTCGAGCAGGTGCTGGTGGAGGGCCCCAACCCCCGCCAGGCCAGTCAGTGGATGGGCCGCACCCGCACCAACCGGCTCACCTTCTTCAGCGCTGATCAGCCGGCCGGGGCCGGCCCTGGCTCAGGGGCTCCGGCCGTGCAGGCCGGCGATCTGGTGAACGTGCGCATCGAGGAGGTGCGGGCCTTCTCGCTGAGCGGCACACTGGCCTGAGTTACAGCCCGGGATGGCTGCCCGCCGCGATGACCCCTGCCCCAAGCCAAGGCCGGATCCATGTGGGCCTGATCTTCGGCGGGGCTTCCGGCGAGCACGCCATCTCCATCCGCTCGGCCGCCACGGTGGCCGCCGCCCTGCGGGCTGAAGCCAATGCCGCCCGCTACGCCCTGAGCTGTTTCTACATCGACCAGCGCGGCCGCTGGTGGGGTCCGGAACTGGCCGACCGGGTGCTGGCCCAGGGCACTCCGGCGAACGCGACCCAGCTCGCTCCCGGCACGGAACGCTCCGGCTTCCAGGGCTTTCCCGATGCAGCCCTGGCGGTGCAGGTGTGGTTCCCGGTGCTGCACGGCCCCAACGGCGAGGACGGCACGATCCAGGGCTTGTTCGCCCTCATGCAGGTGCCGTTCGTGGGCTCCGGGGTGCTCGGTTCGGCCGTGGGCATGGACAAGCTGGCCATGAAGGCCGCCTTTGCCGCCTCAGGACTTCCTCAGGTGCCCTATGCCGCCGTGAGCGCCGCCGAAGTCCAGAGCGATGCCGAGGCCGTGCTGGATCGGCTGGAGGCCCAGCTCAGTTACCCCTGCTTCGTGAAGCCCGCCAACCTGGGCTCCTCCGTGGGCATCAGCAAGGCCAGGGATCGGCCCTCGCTGCTTGAGGGCCTGCGCGATGCCGCCGACCTCGATCCGCGGGTGGTGGTGGAGCAGGGCGTCACCGCCCGGGAGCTGGAGTGCGCCGTGCGCGGCGGCGGCCCCAGGCCCTTCAGTGCCTCGGTGCTGGGGGAAATCCGCTTCGACGCCGACTGGTACGACTACGAGACCAAGTACAGCGATGGCAGGAGCCGCACCCTGATCCCCGCACCGGTGCCGGAGGCGGTGGCGGAGCGGGCCCGCAGCATGGCCGTGCAGGCCTGCGAGGCCCTGAACGCCTCGGGGCTGGCCCGGGTCGATTTCTTCTACGCCGAGGGCGAGGTGGGGAGCAAGGCTGAGGGCGAGGCGGGGAGCGAGACGGCGGGTGGCGGCCTCTGGCTCAATGAAATCAACACCCTGCCTGGCTTCACCAGCCTCAGCATGTACCCGATGCTGTGGCAGGCCACGGGCGTCGACCTGGACACCCTGGTGGATGAACTGATCCAGGCCGCCCTGGAGTGGCCTTCCCCTGCCGACCCGGCCCCAGGACGCTTCAAAGGAGTCTCCCCATGATTCACGGCTTGCTCTGGCTGCCCCTGCTGCTCGTCTTCGTGCTGCTCACGTCCCTGGGCTGGCTGGAGCGGCGGCGGCAACAGCTGTTCCGGGACTGGGCCGAGGGGTCTGAACTGGCCAAGCTCGACGGCTGCGGTGCCGCCCGGCTGGTGGACGGGGTGCTGAGCTGGAGCACCTTCGATGCCGGCGCCCTGGTGGAGCAGGACTCCTTCAGCATCAAGCAACTGGAGCTGGTGGAACTGCTGGCGCTCGGATCGGGCGAGGCGCCCCTCACCGAGGAATCCCAGGGGGCCTGCCGGCTGCGCCTGGTGGGGGGCGGCGCCCAGAAGGATCTCCCCTTCGCCGATGCCGAGCGAGCCCGGCGCTGGATGGATGAACTGATGGCCAGTTCCCGCTGCGAGCTGTGAGTCCGTCCAGGCCCCTTCCCCCAGGAGCTGAGCGCAGACGCCAGCTGCGCCTTGAGCGCCGCCGCGAGCGGCTGCGCAACGGCTGGCGGCTGCTGGTGCTGCTCGGCCTCGCCGGCGGCCTGGGCTACACCCTGCTGCGCCAGGGCTGGACCCTCAGCGACCCGCAGCAGGTGGAGGTGCTGGGCAGCAAGCAGGTGGGCGCCGAGCAGGTGATCGAGGCTGCGGGGCTGACCTTCCCCCAGACCCTGCTCAGCCTGGAGCCCAGCCAGGTCGCCGCCTCCCTCGCCGAGGCCCTGCCCGTGGAGGAGGTGCGGGTGACGCGGCTGATGGCACCGCCGCGGCTGCAGGTGCAGCTCACCGACCGCCAGGCCGTGGCCCGCGCCCGGCGGCGCACCGCCCAGGGCAACGAGACCGGCTTCGTGGATCGCTCCGGCTACTGGATGAACAGCCGCCAGGGGGCGCTGATGGCCGATGCAGCGGCTTCGGGCCTGCTGGTGAGCGGCTGGCAACCGCGGCTTCGGCCGGTGCTGGCTGAGGTTCTGGAGCGCCGCGACGCCCTGGGCAGCGATCTGCTGGAGATCCGTTTTGCTCCTGATGGAGGCCTGTGGCTGCGAAGCGCCAGCCTGGGGCTGGTGCGCCTGGGGCCAGCCGACGCCCAGCTCCCCCGCCGCCTGGAGGTGCTGGCTCACCTCGTCAAGACCCTCCCAGCTCAGCTCAAGGGCAAACCACTCAGAACTCTCGACCTCACTGATCCGGAACAGCCCGAGCTCGCCCTCAAGAAAGCGCCCACAGCCAAGCCAGCCTCCCCTTGAGCCTCTGCTCAGCAGAGGTTGATCGGGCCTTCAACCGGCTTGGCCGATGAGATAAGCCCACCCGTTCCGTGGGCAAAAGAGCAAAGGGTCGCCATCGAACAAAGTCACGGTGGCCACTTGCGGACATAATGCGCCCAGCTCACCGGCATTCCAGCCCCATGGCGCAAGACGACGGCCCCAATTCCGTGCCGCCGATCCCAACGGGTGATTCGATTACTCTGCCTGCGAGCCCGACGGCCAATGGTGCCCTCACCAACCGCGACGCGATGACCCATACCCCGACTCATGCCGCCGGCATTGTTCCCAGCCAGACGGCCCGGATCGAGGTGATCGGTGTAGGTGGTGGCGGCAGCAACGCCGTGAATCGGATGATTGCCTCTGAGCTGCACGGGCTGGGCTACAGGGTGCTGAACACCGATGCCCAGGCGCTGTTGCAGTCGGCGGCCCAGAAGCGCACTCAGCTGGGGCAGAAGCTCACCCGTGGTCTCGGTGCCGGCGGCAACCCGGTGATCGGCCAGAAGGCCGCGGAGGAATCCCGGGCTGAACTGCAGGAGTCGCTCCAGGGTGCCGATCTCATCTTCATTGCCGCCGGCATGGGCGGCGGCACCGGCACGGGCGCGGCGCCGATCCTGGCGGAAGTGGCCAAGGAGGTGGGGGCGCTCACCGTGGGCATCGTCACCAAGCCGTTCGGATTCGAGGGCCGTAAGCGGATGCGCCAGGCCGAGGAGGGCATTGCCCGGCTGGCCGAGCATGTCGATACCCTGATCGTGATTCCCAATGACCGCCTGCGGGACGAGATCGCCGGCGCTCCCCTCAATGAGGCCTTCCGCGCCGCCGATGACGTGCTGCGCATGGGCGTGAAGGGCATCAGCGACATCATCACCAAACCCGGCCTGGTGAACGTGGACTTCGCTGACGTGCGCTCGGTGATGGCCGATGCCGGCACCGCCCTGCTGGGCATCGGCGTGGGCTCGGGTCGCAGCCGCGCCAGCGAGGCGGCCCAGGCCGCCATGAGCAGCCCGCTGCTGGAGTCGGCCCGCATCGATGGCGCCAAGGGCTGCGTGATCAACATCAGCGGCGGCATCGACATGACCCTGGAGGACATGACCACGGCCTCGGAGGTGATCTATGACGTGGTCGACCCCGACGCCAACATCATCGTGGGCGCCGTCGTGGACGAGCGGCTGGAGGGCGAGATCCATGTGACGGTGATCGCCACCGGCTTCGCAGGTGGCACCACCTACCGCCCCGAACGACCGGCGGTGAGCTTCGCCACCAGCCCGCCGTTCACCCCCACTCCCACACCCGAAGAGCGCGGCGCCAAGATCCCGCCGTTCCTGCTGAACCGCCAGACGCGGCCGGGTGATCAGGAGAGCTGAGGGCTACCGCCGCCATCGCTTAGCAGCTCCAACAGAGAGCCCAATCAGACGTGAGTGGTGAACTCCGCCGGCCGATCCATTCATGGCCGCGCTGGCGGTGCTGCACGGCTGCGGATGGGCAGCCCGAAGGGGGTGACCCGGATTCCACGCCTGCCCTGAGCATCCCGTGTGGCTGCTGCCTTCCGGTCCTGACCAGGTTTGGGCGTCTGGGCCGCGTGGGTCCGAGTCGTGTGGATGCTAGCAATGGCCCCCTCCCT is a genomic window of Cyanobium sp. NS01 containing:
- a CDS encoding DUF4359 domain-containing protein; this encodes MGGAVLLAGAGGMLAWTNPGPAEFADFAAGRLVEEISSRVCESSTLPSVLGLAVADCAALVASQRTSLGAVVQRQTRRTNFGVLSVYHSQLGGQQVLRWRVPRFEATVVGVAGRFVIVQAREPGS
- a CDS encoding DUF1611 domain-containing protein — protein: MRAEPPGGGARTCLQAQDPVVLLLHDGLDNLSGKTGLAMLRYRPGPLLAVVDPAHAGRSLKEVTGIDRAVPVLESVAAALPLGPAVAVVGLAPSGGLLPPALRADLATALGAGWSVASGLHSRIGDDPGLAALLAPGAWIWDLRQEPSGLAVASARAADLPCRRLLAVGSDMAVGKMSACLELLAEARRRGRAARFVGTGQAGILIAGGGVPLDAVRVDYAAGAVEAAVLEAGAGLGRDGLLLVEGQGSLCHPGSTATLPLLRGSQPTELLLVHRAGQRHIKGLPHLVIPPLQELIAVVEGLAALGRADGLRPRVRAVALNTMQLAEQEAVAATARTAEQLGLACADPVRQGAGMLLEALDGSAGADLLAS
- a CDS encoding dipeptide epimerase encodes the protein MRCRLRPFRLTKAVPLAISRGSTSAVEHLLVEVSHEGLTGLGETGGFDTGHRHYDTAAVAAELEALAPHLQGASPLGSQSLEPLLAQLSPPARCGLDLALHDWRGKRLGQPLWRLWGLDPGACVATSVTLGLGTPSAVLARLERWWQQLPASRIKLKLGSPEGLDHDRALLQAVAEALERKRQQAGAACELQVDANGGWSLEDALRLLPELQAHGVVLLEQPLAPQLDPTRDRAGFAALHPHCPLPLVADESCWNLEDLLRLAPHTDGVNIKLLKSGGLTEALLMAQTARRLGLGVMLGCYSDGALLNGAAAQLLPLVRWPDLDSHLNLVDDPFTGLDCQGDQLLLPGEPGLGIGVAEAWPGLVPRAAAGLAPEGLP
- the glsA gene encoding glutaminase A — encoded protein: MAPSSVNATAIQEILNEAHARFSDLKDGQPARYIPELAKANPDHFGIALATTSGHVYSVGDAAECFTIQSISKPFTYALALKLLPAGQLLQTVGVEPSGDAFNAISLDGASGRPRNPMINAGAIATTAQVMAQAPDHAAGLLLDFYSSLAGRPLTVDEAVFRSERDSGHRNRAIGHLLRQFGIIGSDPEPSLQLYFRQCAVSVSCLDLASMAATLACQGRHPRTGVSVIEPQTTTNVLAVMGSCGMYNYAGQWLHDVGMPAKSGVAGGLLAVVPGRLGLAVYSPPLDSLGNSVRGVAVCEWLSRQLDLHLFNQPAPAGRCLRSSSDGCRRHSRRWRQQGERDWLDRQGARLKLLEVQGVLDFAAGEELLAEIDRQAKAGSVLVLDLTRVSSLPAVGARLMRQQLGSLGPRHSTVLLCMGRHGEALWPEGLGVPTPIPWLQTFSSLDEALEHAEELLLAERPAPAAPPLEQRPGLLERLPQASRKLLEPLLQRRRFQAGELACRGGGPGSDLFLIESGRFSVLNAVGSDGRQDRLASFGAGCWFGEVAFLGSGEGSADVLAEAPGSCLVLGRAGLEQLELQHPAVLIQLMRLLHGELACKLERTNQELVLLEEG
- the miaB gene encoding tRNA (N6-isopentenyl adenosine(37)-C2)-methylthiotransferase MiaB, producing MTATHSLQLAPPAAQSPAGPGPGSYWITTFGCQMNKADSERMAGILETLGYRQASAELSADLVLYNTCTIRDNAEQKVYSYLGRQAQRKRLNPHLTLVVAGCVAQQEGEALLRRVPELDLVMGPQHANRLDTLLAQVEQGQQVVATGEHHILEDITTARRDSAVCAWVNVIYGCNERCTYCVVPSVRGQEQSRRPEAIRLEMEGLAARGFREITLLGQNIDAYGRDLPGITPEGRRQHTLTDLLHHVHDVEGLERIRFATSHPRYFTERLIDACAALPKVCEHFHIPFQSGDDAVLKAMARGYTVERYRRILSRIRERMPDAAISADVIVAFPGESEAQFRRTLALIEEIGFDQVNTAAYSPRPNTPAADWPDQLSETVKVERLQELNALVERTARRRSARYQGRLEQVLVEGPNPRQASQWMGRTRTNRLTFFSADQPAGAGPGSGAPAVQAGDLVNVRIEEVRAFSLSGTLA
- a CDS encoding D-alanine--D-alanine ligase family protein produces the protein MTPAPSQGRIHVGLIFGGASGEHAISIRSAATVAAALRAEANAARYALSCFYIDQRGRWWGPELADRVLAQGTPANATQLAPGTERSGFQGFPDAALAVQVWFPVLHGPNGEDGTIQGLFALMQVPFVGSGVLGSAVGMDKLAMKAAFAASGLPQVPYAAVSAAEVQSDAEAVLDRLEAQLSYPCFVKPANLGSSVGISKARDRPSLLEGLRDAADLDPRVVVEQGVTARELECAVRGGGPRPFSASVLGEIRFDADWYDYETKYSDGRSRTLIPAPVPEAVAERARSMAVQACEALNASGLARVDFFYAEGEVGSKAEGEAGSETAGGGLWLNEINTLPGFTSLSMYPMLWQATGVDLDTLVDELIQAALEWPSPADPAPGRFKGVSP
- a CDS encoding cell division protein FtsQ/DivIB, which produces MSPSRPLPPGAERRRQLRLERRRERLRNGWRLLVLLGLAGGLGYTLLRQGWTLSDPQQVEVLGSKQVGAEQVIEAAGLTFPQTLLSLEPSQVAASLAEALPVEEVRVTRLMAPPRLQVQLTDRQAVARARRRTAQGNETGFVDRSGYWMNSRQGALMADAAASGLLVSGWQPRLRPVLAEVLERRDALGSDLLEIRFAPDGGLWLRSASLGLVRLGPADAQLPRRLEVLAHLVKTLPAQLKGKPLRTLDLTDPEQPELALKKAPTAKPASP
- the ftsZ gene encoding cell division protein FtsZ yields the protein MTHTPTHAAGIVPSQTARIEVIGVGGGGSNAVNRMIASELHGLGYRVLNTDAQALLQSAAQKRTQLGQKLTRGLGAGGNPVIGQKAAEESRAELQESLQGADLIFIAAGMGGGTGTGAAPILAEVAKEVGALTVGIVTKPFGFEGRKRMRQAEEGIARLAEHVDTLIVIPNDRLRDEIAGAPLNEAFRAADDVLRMGVKGISDIITKPGLVNVDFADVRSVMADAGTALLGIGVGSGRSRASEAAQAAMSSPLLESARIDGAKGCVINISGGIDMTLEDMTTASEVIYDVVDPDANIIVGAVVDERLEGEIHVTVIATGFAGGTTYRPERPAVSFATSPPFTPTPTPEERGAKIPPFLLNRQTRPGDQES